The Phragmites australis chromosome 13, lpPhrAust1.1, whole genome shotgun sequence DNA window atcttctccacctcctgcttttgagcttcaatGGCTTGGCGACCATCCTCGGGAAGCTCTTCAAGCATCAGTAAGATGATGTTGTCCATGTTGATTTTGGCCCCCTCTGTAGACATGTTCGGACAGCAAGAAAAGGGGATTGGCACCGAAATCCCTGGTGTGGATGTAGATGGAGAACCCGTGCAACATGCCGCGGAATTTGGCAATCCTGTGCAACATGCAAATCCATCCTAGATAACTATCACTTTCCACAGCGACACGCGACTTATTtacgagcaaacaagcaaagaattttGACCGATGACCGTGAGAGCCatcatgtaacaccctaatttttccacttttggaaatttcttaaaatttgctagaatttaatatgagtttaaataattgaAAAGgtaaaaccctattttatataaaagaaaaacccatttgacataggatatatttgattattatgcattcatgcAGAATTAACCAAGTACGGTCTTTATTGGCTTTTCCTGGGTTTTGTTTGAAGTTATTTTGCTTAGAAttagaattagaaaagaaaagaaaagaataaaaaacccTTCCCGGGCTGCCTTTTTCCCCTCCGGCCCaaatccctctctctctctcactctttcgacCTCAGCCCAGCCAGCCGGCCTTTTCCTCCCACTCTCCTTCCGCCTGGGCCTTGGTCTGGCCCAGCACCACGCGCCCGCCAGCCCGTTGCGCCGAAGACGCCCACGCAGAACCCGCCTTCGCCGCCACCGTCGTCTCCGACCTGGAGTCCGCCTTGTCGCGCCGTCGTCCGAGTCCGAAGGGAGCACGAGCCGCCGCCTTTCCCCTTTTTCCGCGCGAGACCTCGCCTATTTAACCAGGACCCCTCTCCCCGATCTCATCTCGTCCCAAACCCGCCGAGTCCCGAGCCAATCTCGCCGAGTTCGAGCCCCACCGCCGCCATTGTCACCGCCCTCGGTTGAGCACGCCGCCGAGCCGCCCTAGCGCCGTTGAGCTTCACCCGAGCAGCCTAACAGAACCGCAGCCATCCACCGAAGctctccccgccgtcgccttggTTCCCGCACCACCGGAGACCCCTTCCCGATGAGATCCCGGGGTCCTCCGCCGCTCCTTCCGTCGCCGAGCCCATCCAGTGCCGCACTGCTCAAGGTAAGCCCTAAAACGGACCCGCCGTGTTCCCCTCTTCGAaatccgccgctcgccgtcacCGCCGGCAGGTCGGAGCACTGTCCAACGTGTTCTCCGGCCGTCCGCCGCCGTGAGCCCCTGGGTCGCCGCCGTCTCTTTTCTTCCCCAGCCAGCCAGTCGTCCAGAGCCATCCGATCTGAAACCTAGGGGCCGGATTAGATCTAAACTCACCCTTTCGGCCACCAATCACATACCGCCACTTGTCCACTTTAATCTAGTCAGCGTTTGTGCCACACCAGCTGCCACCTCGCCTTGCCAAATCAGCCGATCTGCTTATGTGTCAACCCAGTCACCATGCCACATCGGCAAGTCTGCCCAGTCATCGCCCAGTCAGCTGCCATGCATTAAATCCggatttttcaatataaaaataaatctgataattcctggaaattggtaattttgcaagaaagcccctgaacttctctatttttaacaaaaagcacctatctttttacagattagtccctagactttttcataattacaattaggtcccctatttttacaaaaaggtccctgaactttctgttttattcaaaataagcctttttcagattaaatCCTAGaattgttttagccctaactttttcgtcgtagctccgttttaagcgattcttacgccgatagattcgtttttcagtgctctttctttctagataggttttatcttgttgttcttttgttttgtgctctattcttagtgtatcttgtttgtgtgtttgccggttattgtgctattagtcgacaacgccccagatcaatttgaggaacgtcaagaccaggagcaagaatacactgagcagcagcaaggagaaggcaagtgtccttgatcatcttgaacctatgttttttaatgttttgttttacaaaattgcatgcaatatcaatatgatgggtagtcacctatgttagggttttcctagatttttcccttaacatcccttggaacctagatggtttatggttaggtgtcttttatgggtagactgcttagccatgcttttggcatactaggaagtgtcataatcttgattaatgaacatatgcaacaatggtggttaatgtgttaatggtctagcaacatggaaccttaggccttgagcaaagtggttttgatggttatcatggttatgatgttggtttagtatttgctcaagtaacctaagtaaggaccagttcgtggagcgataacccaagaagtaacgtaccaactacgaggctgatatgggtaaggcatgacatactgattagagtctatccagtgtgtgttgtgtcagcgcaaaagggggcttctgagtaggagttgaactcgcgtaaagcctggcggtgaaacctagtgggcagacacatactgggttagtctctagttagtggaaagtgtcataaagtgattcttggcagcacaccGTTGGCGtttgttaagtgtttgcgcaacacggcaacatgaaatttactgactcgtggggaaagctggacaacctctgcagagtgtaaaactgttataacagctgtgctcacggatatgagagacttggatcctcacataattagtgggtggtggttatggttctggtacagggagtactagatggatgtggttttggttatagtacaggaagtactggacggttatggtgtgcaaggtggggagccttgtatgctgggtgttgagctgtatgggttacattcacttaatgattgcttaatgcttttgagtctaaatatcttttcattactcgcatttacgcaaatataccatgtgttagcctattcttgatgtAAGCCTGTATATCAttacttttccacacttgctgagtactctatgtgctcacccttgctttctcctacaaaacgtatgctgctcagtggaagactttgaagatttccaagacgacgacctggtgttctaggagcgtgtcttccagtcggtgcctgtggagtgcttggccGCCGATGTTAttgttccgctgccgtcgtttagatgctgtcgtttagtttaattttaaagttgtttaggtgaagtctttattctgtaagaagtgaacgcttataagttaaagtattgcttttgttacttcacctatgatatccttatgtgtgttaaactttctggtacacataagccgtacttagttttatccgttaaaatcGAGTGTAACACATCACCCAGACGATTTACACGAAAATCGATAAAAAAACTATCACCCGAATCACGGGGATTCGAAGTGCAGGAAAGAATAGAAAAATGAAAGTAGATGCATTTTTTGCGATTGACTGTTGTGTtgcaatcggcctccaccccctcaactatttatagggGCGGCTTGGATTTGGCCCTTATGGAATAAGGCTCTATAGGCCCTGTTCAGCCAAAAACATGAAAAGAAGCCGAACAGATCGGATtgaacgccggatggtccaacgaGAACAAAAATACGAACACCGGAGCATCCAGCGAGTTCAATTCGGCTAGAACCCTAGACAATTTCCTAATGTATGTCGGATAATCTGATGTAGACTATGAATTCATCGGAGGCTTCCGCCGGACCAATTCTCAAACCTCTAAACTCTCTGTAACAAATTGTATCTatgcacaccggatagtccggcgttcagTAAACACCTCGTCGGACGAATTTTTTGAGAGAGCAAAACTTTCTGCAAAATTCAcctttgcactcaccggataatccgacgtTTACACCAGAACCTTCGCCGCTGGACAAACTCTTCCAAAGAGCAAAATTCTTTACAAGAAATCAACcttctactcaccggatgatccggcgtttcACCAGATGTATCGCCGAACTATTTTTTCCAAAGAGCAAACATTTTGCAGAAATCTATCATTCCACACGCCGAATAATCCGACGATGACACGATCTtaaacaccagactatccggtgtgtaaaAAAAATTTGGCCGTATCATTTTTCGCTATCAACAGAAGACATTCACGTAACTGCTATTATTACGGGCCTCGATTTGTTTACATTGTCTTGTCGTTTAACACAGGCTCGCCTGAATTCTCCACAGTATTTTGCCTCTTACTGTTTTTTCATCGCGACCAAACCTATGCTAACTGGACGAACCTCGCCTGTGTCTGTATATAGTATGTCCATGGTTAGTAGCATGGAATTCCCTCATACTACCGGTAGTCATTCGGACTAAAACAACcaatccaaaaaaaatatttgtggaATATGCTGTCCACAGTAAACGCTTTGGAGCTCTGTTTTTCTACTGCGAATCCAACTAGTCCACCAAATCGTGTGAAACAACATTTTTAGGCTCTGTCTcgctaaaaagaaaaagaaacaatgtTAAGCTAGCTTAGATGGATTGGGTTAGCTCACCTAGTTAGCCTAATTATTTTAACACCTTTCATACACATCGATCACCTAGAATATGCTTCTTACATTTGACAGCTCGCCGCCTCATACGCTATTGTTTATGGTTTGGGAGAGGGTTCTCGGGGTCAGGATGTGTTTCCCAAGCTTGAGGGATGTCCAGGACAGTAGGTGGGCCCGACTGTGGTGGCGGATGATGGATGGGGTGACTAGACGACAGGGCGCTGCCAATCGGGGTAGCGGAGGAAGGCCGATGGGCAGGATCATGGTGGGAGAGCGAAATCGACAACCCAGCACCGTCAAGTTAGCATGGTGGCAGGTGGAGATCCAGCGGCTAGAGATAGGCAAATAATCCAAAAACGAAACACATAAACCGAAAACCAAACACATACACCAAAATCGAATCGAATAATCCATTTTTTTGTTCTGATTTTGGTTTTCTGATCGGTTACTAAAATGACACAATTCAGTTTTCAACTTTCAAAAACTAAACTAACATAGTAAACCGAGTAGATACATACACCACGTAATATACCCTTTTGACCCAACCTAATAATCTCAACACAATAGCTATAGCCTAATCCATCTAACACCCCTTCGCAACACGCAGCCCACAGCCCATTACCCCTGACTCTTGCCCACGCGGTCCATGTTCTTTCACTCCTCATCTGCACAACGAACCCTCGGCTCATCTTCTTGAAGATTTTGGTTAAAAATCGAATCCAGTATAACTGAACAGAAAAGTAGGTTAACTAGGTTTGGATTTATTTGTTAGGTTTGGTTAACGACGGAGACACATcgattgtaaaaaaaaaaatgcaattttCAGCCAATTGATCACTTGTGCTCCTTTTTTCTTAGGGCAGATCTcaagagctttattgattcGTTACAGGAGTACAATCCATGGCGGTTATGTCCACTAGGAAAGTAGGAACATAACCAGACCAATTACAAAAACAAAATTCTcaggattttcttgtgcttccTTATTTTGACCGGGTATCAAACAGTGGTCTAGGCTTTTACGAACTTAATTGAACAGTTCTTTTGAGCAAAAGATAATCCTTATTCATGACATTATTTTTACAGATCCGTGGAACATGAACACCTCTTTCAAAATCACCTAGGTTGCAGCAAAAATTTGGAGATAGAATCAGACATAATTTAAGTCGACGCAATCAAGCTGCCTGTGTCGGAAGTCTTTCCTCAAGCACTCTATCTCTAGCCTTGTCAGCCTGCAAATGACCAACCAAAACAGATAACAAGAATAATTATTTAGACTGTAGAAAGAACGAAAATATTACTTATGCATCAGAAGTTTCACTTCAAGGGGACTTCGCTTTCCAAAGTGAAATATTCATAAAATAATTGTGAATAACTGCTTGTTTAGCTGTTTCAATCCCTTTCTGTCCCTGTCCCTATTGGATCTAAATATTTGGAGAAGACAATTAGTCCCCAAAAAGCACCATATGGCGATTAATACATGAAAACACATAGATGGCTGTACCACGTCACCTCAAATCACAATAGGGCtcatctcaaaaagaaaagttcCCAATAGGGCTTCAGCAATAATTTATTTGAACTTACAATATATAGAAGTGTTTTCTTTGGCGATTGGGTTCAACCCTGACTTAGCCGGGGTGTGAAAAAGTCACCTTTTGttgaaaatatatattgaaATGTTCTAACAACCCAAATCAGAGTGGATGAACTTTTAGGGAAATTCCTTTTCTTGGAGATTACTAGCTAACTATTGTTCACTAGATCCTTACCTAGTGGTTAGTGAATACTAACTAAAAAATTGTTGCAAGATATTCCAAACTTATTTAACTAGGTTTCGGAAATTGTTGAAGTTGACATGTTTCAGAAATTGTTTGACTAGGTTTGGAAATTGTTGAAGTTGACATGTTTCAGAAATTGTTGGACTAGGTTTAGAAATTGTTGCCAGGATTACAAAAATCGTTGACAAGTTTTAAAAATTGTTGGACTAGGTTCAGAATTTGTTGTCATTTTTTTCAGAAATTGTTGAACCAAGTTTCAAAAATTGTTGCTCAGTTTTCAGAAATGTTGAGGGGGTATTCCCTAGATATTATGTAGTGAATTTTCTTTTCATGAATCTGGTGTTCTATCCCTTGTCACACCAAATATTTCTATCATCACCTAAGGCTAAAGGATTAGAGAGAAGCAACAGTTATTAAAATGAAACACTGGAGAAGGAAAGAAATCATCTATAGCAGTAAAACTATATGGAGAAGAAGCATGAAAtatgaaaaggaaaagagaaccTACCATATTCCCCCAGTTTGTCGTTGCAGTGATGGCTGATAGTAGAGCGACCTGCGTGGCTCCACCAGCTATCATGCCAATCCAAAACCCAACTCCTCCTAGATGCAATGCAAAACCGAGAACAAGAGCCACAGGAATGCCAACAAGATAGAATGCGCCCAGGTTAACATAGGCACCTAAATGTTGCCATCCACAGCCCCTACAAACACCTGATGGAACACAAAGAATTTTAAACCAGACCCTTTATGTGgttcatttatttatataatgCAACCGGCAATAAGTTACTATTTGTGAAAGGCAAGAACAGGTACCTGAAAGGACTCCTTGGAGGTTGTCTGTAAGAACTGAAATTGAAAGTAACGGTACCATTCTGGTGACATAATTTATGACATCCTCCTCATTGCTGAAAGCAATTCCAATGAAATGGCGCAAGGATAGAAGAGTTACGCTCACCAGGACTGCCAAGCAAATTATTATTGATAAGGCAACACGTACTACTAAGCGGGCACCGTCTGGGTTCCCTGCACCTAGCTCATTTGACACACGCACGCTGACACATGAATATAACAGACATTAGGTTAAATAGGCTATAGAAAGTGATATGAATGATGATAACAAGAGATACTTCGTCATACCTTGCAGCTGTTCCGATGCCATACGGGAGATTGTACACCAACACTGCTGTAGATATGCTGTTCCATAAGGACATCAATTTGATAAGCATTGTAGCACAGCATTAAATAACTTCTGAATTGTCATTATGCTTATGCATACCATATAGAAAGCACAGAAGTTTCAAGTGCTGGATTTGGCAAGATCCCAGAAAGCAGAACGAGCAGCTCATATGACCACCATTCAAGACTGTTGTCAAGAAAATTGATTAATTatcacaaaaaataaaaagatgaaAGTACAAAACTCGAAGTTTATGTGGTCAAAGTTAATTTTTTAGATTACCCTGTTAAACTCAGCTAAGATTCAGACTAGAGAAGACAATAAAATTCATTCTTGTGAGTTCATGTTTtgtatatgaaacaaaattgaaCATACCTCGTATGATAAACAAATATAAAACTGTTGAATTGGACCGATGCTATCTAATTGGGAAACTGGAGTGTTACAAATCAGTTATTTCCTAATTGGATTGGGgatcttgtattttgattggtTGGCTACAAAATTTCCTAGTCTAATTCTCTTCCACATAGATTAATGTAATTAAACTAAAGTAGTCTGGTCTCAATGTTTATCGCAAGGTAACCCAAAGGATTAGCATACACGAACAAATAAAGGTAGGGTTTTGCAAGAACTAGATTCTTGCATTGGGGTTTAATGTTGTGAGGGTTTTAATTTCCTAATTGACTATCCCTTTTACTGTGGATATGCTCAGAGTATTTGTGATCATCTTTGCCAACTCTTTTCGCAGTTTTTGGAGTTTCTAGTATCTGATTTTCTCCACAAGATTTCCTTATTAGTTCATAATTCCATATGACCTCAAGTTGTATTTTAGATTAGACCTAATGTTAGAGCTTCCACTATGATAATATCAAATAGAAATGCATAACATGATATTTCCAATCAAATTTCATAAAATGACTTAAAATGCTAGGTTCATGATTTTCTTTGAACGACAGGAAAATATTTTCAAGAGATAATATTGTACATGATTATTTACTCTACTTGAACACATTTTTCTAGTTATCATGTTCTATTTCTTGATACCCATCCCTCAACAGTTGGAGTTCACTTTTCAAAGTGACAAGATGTAAAGCCTGGAAGAGTATTGAACAGGATTTGGGGTCCAAAATATAGGACTGTCAAATGAAGTTATGAATCATCATCTATATGGAAATAGGCGAGTAACATTTACTTACCAAATCATAAGAGCCGATGGTACGGCCAACCGCATGAAACTGCCAATCCCTCTAAAAGCTTCCCACGTGAGTGGAGCACGAGTTCTCTCACAAGAAGGTGAGAACTTAATGTAAAGACCAAGAACTGTCACTTCAACCCAATCACAGATGCTGACTGATAAAGCAGCTCCAGCATTACCCATCCCAATTTTATAAACCATGAACCAACACAAAGGAATAAAGAGGGTGAGCGTTATCAAGGAGCTCAGAACCATGGGAAAAATTAGGCTCTGAGACTGGAGGAACTTTGAAAAGCATTGCGCCACACTGAAGGCAAGTAAACCGGGGATAAGATACAAGGCATATTTCCCAGCCTCACTTGCTATTTGTGGATCCTGACCTATGAGAGGAAGTACGTCCGGGATGAAAACCCATATAATGGCGATGGGCACACTCACAATAAGAAGTACAATTATAGACCT harbors:
- the LOC133888707 gene encoding protein DETOXIFICATION 12-like: MGSLEAPLLLPLPSGKENQEARDRKDRRWWRCRGGEGWWGEATAEAWRLSALAAPMVAVALLQLMMQLISTVMVGHLGEVPLAGAAIANSLTNVSGFSVLMGLASGLETICGQAYGAEQYHKLALYTYRSIIVLLIVSVPIAIIWVFIPDVLPLIGQDPQIASEAGKYALYLIPGLLAFSVAQCFSKFLQSQSLIFPMVLSSLITLTLFIPLCWFMVYKIGMGNAGAALSVSICDWVEVTVLGLYIKFSPSCERTRAPLTWEAFRGIGSFMRLAVPSALMICLEWWSYELLVLLSGILPNPALETSVLSICISTAVLVYNLPYGIGTAASVRVSNELGAGNPDGARLVVRVALSIIICLAVLVSVTLLSLRHFIGIAFSNEEDVINYVTRMVPLLSISVLTDNLQGVLSGVCRGCGWQHLGAYVNLGAFYLVGIPVALVLGFALHLGGVGFWIGMIAGGATQVALLSAITATTNWGNMADKARDRVLEERLPTQAA